Proteins from a single region of Paenibacillus sp. BIHB 4019:
- a CDS encoding HAMP domain-containing sensor histidine kinase, whose amino-acid sequence MIKSLYVRLILMFVASVMASVFLSFFMTHFLFSHKLRSYVQDNLVVSGKTIIESYKNSYPNHLDTLMGGITALPIFTIIVYDEQGRPLHETDKVAKHKLIVDEENLRSVLNGGVFRGGMGKEYDRLVVGLPFQIEGHAYALFIKPETNDVATLAVGYFRMQLFLVVFIGTLLVIVTSRYIVRPLKHLTLATRNMAKGDFSIRLATKSRDEIGELTASFNQMAQELDSLERVRRQFVSDVSHEIQSPLTSIKGFTMALKQKKMDEESRLRLLTIIEEESDRLSRLTQDLLKLSALEHDQIQPNMSQYRLDEQLKDVMIASEPLWSNKNIQLNLDLEPVVISADEDKLSQLWTNLLSNAIKFTEPGGMISINLIASQHSVTVSVADSGVGIPEEELHHIFKPFYKIDQARVRAVGGNGIGLSIVKRIIELHGGEIRVESAVGKGTTMNVMLPLVLPNKYNKV is encoded by the coding sequence GTGATTAAATCGCTGTATGTCCGCTTAATTCTTATGTTTGTTGCATCGGTCATGGCGAGCGTTTTTTTAAGCTTTTTCATGACCCATTTTCTATTTAGCCACAAGCTTCGCTCCTACGTACAGGACAATTTAGTCGTCAGCGGCAAAACGATAATCGAATCCTACAAGAACTCTTACCCTAACCATTTGGATACATTAATGGGGGGCATTACCGCTCTGCCGATTTTCACCATTATCGTTTATGACGAACAAGGCAGACCGCTGCACGAAACCGACAAAGTTGCCAAACATAAGCTGATCGTTGATGAAGAAAATCTCCGCAGCGTGCTGAACGGCGGCGTCTTCCGGGGGGGAATGGGCAAAGAATATGATCGGCTCGTCGTAGGGCTCCCTTTTCAAATTGAAGGACATGCTTATGCCTTGTTTATAAAGCCCGAAACGAATGACGTTGCCACGCTCGCTGTAGGCTATTTCCGCATGCAGCTTTTTCTCGTTGTATTCATTGGAACGCTACTCGTCATCGTCACCTCCCGTTATATAGTACGGCCTTTGAAGCATTTAACCTTGGCTACGCGCAATATGGCAAAAGGCGATTTCAGCATCAGGCTCGCTACGAAAAGCAGGGATGAGATCGGCGAGCTGACAGCAAGCTTTAATCAGATGGCGCAGGAGCTCGATTCGCTGGAGCGGGTGAGAAGGCAGTTCGTCTCGGACGTCTCCCATGAAATTCAATCGCCGCTTACTTCGATTAAAGGCTTCACAATGGCACTTAAGCAGAAAAAAATGGATGAGGAAAGCCGTCTTCGCCTGCTCACTATTATTGAGGAGGAAAGCGACCGCCTATCCCGGCTGACGCAGGATTTGCTCAAGCTGTCTGCGCTTGAGCATGACCAAATTCAGCCCAATATGAGCCAATATCGTTTGGATGAGCAGCTTAAAGATGTCATGATTGCCAGCGAGCCGCTATGGTCCAACAAAAACATCCAGCTCAATCTGGACCTGGAGCCGGTCGTGATTTCGGCAGATGAGGATAAACTGAGCCAGCTTTGGACGAATCTGCTGAGCAATGCGATTAAATTCACAGAACCTGGGGGCATGATTTCGATTAACCTGATTGCAAGCCAACATAGCGTGACGGTTTCGGTTGCCGACAGCGGAGTTGGCATTCCGGAGGAGGAGCTTCATCATATTTTCAAACCCTTTTATAAAATAGATCAAGCCCGCGTGCGCGCAGTTGGCGGAAATGGCATCGGCCTTTCGATCGTCAAGCGGATTATTGAGCTCCATGGAGGAGAAATCAGGGTAGAGAGTGCGGTGGGCAAAGGGACGACGATGAACGTCATGCTGCCGCTTGTCCTTCCAAATAAATACAATAAGGTCTGA
- a CDS encoding response regulator transcription factor, translated as MTTILVVDDDPHIRQLLRLYLEDEGMDIIEQGNGADAWDYFCNQPVDLIILDIMMPKMDGWELCRRVREAGDKPIMMITAKGEAPERIKGFRLGTDDYMVKPFDPMELVMRVKALLKRYRISISQIVRLGQVTLDKTSYQIRYKDTGSSESIPLKEFELLFLLASYPGKLFKRDALIEQIWGYDYEGDERAVDTHVKRLRERFAAYDQDFKIVTIWGLGYRLEVYRD; from the coding sequence ATGACGACCATACTCGTAGTAGATGACGATCCGCATATCCGCCAGCTGCTCCGTTTGTATTTGGAGGATGAAGGCATGGATATTATAGAGCAAGGCAACGGAGCGGATGCATGGGATTATTTTTGCAATCAGCCGGTGGATCTCATTATTCTGGACATCATGATGCCGAAGATGGATGGCTGGGAGCTTTGCCGCCGGGTGCGGGAAGCGGGGGACAAGCCGATTATGATGATTACCGCCAAAGGGGAGGCGCCAGAGCGAATAAAAGGGTTCCGGCTGGGCACCGACGATTATATGGTGAAGCCGTTTGACCCGATGGAGCTGGTCATGCGGGTGAAGGCGCTGCTGAAACGGTACCGGATTTCAATTTCGCAAATCGTCAGGCTCGGCCAAGTGACGCTCGATAAAACAAGCTATCAAATCCGCTATAAGGATACGGGCTCAAGTGAGTCCATACCGCTCAAGGAATTTGAGCTGCTGTTTTTGCTGGCAAGCTATCCGGGCAAGCTGTTCAAGCGCGATGCATTAATTGAGCAAATATGGGGCTACGATTACGAAGGCGACGAACGGGCGGTGGATACGCATGTTAAACGTCTGAGGGAGCGTTTTGCCGCGTACGATCAGGATTTTAAAATCGTGACGATCTGGGGGCTGGGCTACCGACTGGAGGTATACCGTGATTAA